One genomic region from Candidatus Zixiibacteriota bacterium encodes:
- a CDS encoding putative DNA binding domain-containing protein, which produces MTTVLRSILKDLVPRARRNPDRPAWNREHLLFICTHEYRDFRFAYFKPSTDNSKAEPLAGFGWNQQMLARTVCEYNLKELEWPSPREQADPDIWAKKWAKGFDVEKVSRAFFKEFEELFFDTSDYFSDIFPNESTRRLVTQRLFNRLMFLRFIEQKGWLRLGERKDYLKALFEAGGIGGQSVFQSRLQFLLFTALAKPGHQDDERIGHVKYLNGGLFERTPEDNLINDIPDRVLAPIISAVGLFYRFNFTVEESTPLNIQVAVDPEMLGKVFERLVTREDRRGKGAYYTPRNIVAFMCKETLKKYLGGHEELVDNHSNENLSLREAQSLLQLIRDVRIVDPACGSGAYLVGMLSELVIIHRLLENRAEPTTAHDDYRLKLNIIQNNLYGVDLEAFAVNTACLRLWLSLAVDFKGDDPEPLPNLDFKVGVGDSLSAASPVDFPYDLFDSTLIEQIRVLKLEYAQQTDPTRKEDIRSSIHRIQKDLERRIHATAPMGVFNWVVDFAEVFLPRAAESTIAGELNPGHQLAPPTAPGGFDIAIANPPYGVKVENSLRERYFPGNTDGSQSKDTYGIFMARALQLLRPGGQFSFIISNTWRTIKSHRPLRTLLLRRTSVHHLLDLPSWVFDATVDTCILTLTNKPPDENHSLIAGDLRAIPSDDNALLNTNLLAVASHGFDAQTLTYARYTYCQDQIAAYDHYSFFIGLPSLQKLLTDSNFTRLGDVADVVHGISTGDNKKYVRVRLGADSSYDPIDDFMVMPEEEMVALSPIEKTTGVDKDWTSLTGCFVPFEKGGASDTEEGWLPNYYVPTPYFINWARGALQDMRNNPGHRWFNQEYFFKAGLSFSVSGIYAPTFRINSGAIFEAKGSGIFSDHYHQELLLGLLCSMVARYQFKVFVKHSVDTSGDDIKEFRFPVIPDTAATELRSLVMDIVVKQKQNQTYSYQFFEQKQIDRIIYELFGLRVEDIREIELWYCRRYRKLAEAQGFTAEVKTKYADYLAHCESVLSKPPKYWKSHPILTLIANGEGQHLEFKATLEADTTTGLSLPSLPAQVLKTICAFANADGGTLLIGVADAGTIVGLEKDFKLCGRNQNKDGFQLKLRNLINSRLDPSPAAQLDIVLQDLPEGTVCEVTVRRSEEIIHFDKEVYIREGNQTRKYDGRELTDWVAKRQAASAK; this is translated from the coding sequence ATGACTACCGTTCTCCGTAGCATTCTTAAAGACCTTGTACCAAGAGCGCGCCGCAATCCGGACCGCCCGGCCTGGAACCGTGAGCACTTGCTGTTCATATGCACGCATGAATACCGGGATTTCCGCTTTGCCTACTTCAAGCCATCAACAGACAATTCAAAGGCCGAACCACTAGCGGGATTCGGTTGGAATCAGCAAATGCTCGCTCGTACCGTGTGCGAGTACAATCTGAAAGAGCTCGAATGGCCGTCTCCTCGTGAACAGGCCGACCCCGATATTTGGGCAAAAAAGTGGGCGAAGGGTTTCGATGTCGAGAAAGTATCACGGGCATTCTTCAAAGAATTTGAAGAGCTCTTCTTCGATACTTCAGACTACTTCAGCGATATCTTCCCAAATGAGTCTACTAGAAGGCTAGTCACTCAGCGACTGTTCAATAGACTCATGTTTCTCCGTTTCATTGAGCAAAAAGGATGGCTACGTTTAGGAGAACGGAAAGACTACCTTAAAGCACTCTTTGAAGCCGGAGGCATCGGAGGTCAATCCGTTTTTCAATCTCGTCTGCAGTTTTTGCTCTTTACTGCGCTTGCAAAACCCGGCCATCAGGATGATGAGAGAATTGGACACGTCAAATATCTGAATGGCGGTCTGTTTGAACGTACTCCAGAAGACAACCTGATAAACGACATCCCAGATCGAGTACTAGCCCCAATCATCTCAGCGGTCGGGCTGTTCTACCGATTCAACTTCACCGTTGAGGAGTCTACTCCTCTTAATATTCAGGTCGCCGTTGATCCAGAGATGTTAGGTAAGGTCTTCGAACGTCTTGTCACGAGAGAAGATCGTCGAGGCAAGGGCGCTTACTACACTCCGAGAAACATAGTAGCCTTCATGTGCAAAGAAACTCTCAAAAAGTATCTTGGAGGGCATGAAGAGCTTGTCGACAACCATTCGAACGAGAATTTGTCTCTTAGAGAAGCGCAAAGCCTTTTACAGCTTATTAGGGACGTACGGATTGTCGATCCAGCCTGCGGTAGCGGGGCGTATCTAGTAGGAATGCTGAGTGAATTGGTAATTATTCACCGTCTCCTGGAAAATAGGGCGGAGCCAACAACCGCTCATGATGACTATCGTCTCAAACTGAACATTATTCAGAACAATCTTTATGGCGTCGATCTTGAGGCTTTCGCAGTAAATACTGCATGTCTTCGATTATGGCTTTCACTTGCAGTCGATTTCAAAGGTGACGACCCTGAGCCACTACCAAATCTAGATTTCAAAGTCGGCGTCGGAGACAGCCTTTCTGCTGCTAGTCCAGTAGATTTTCCGTACGACCTTTTTGATAGTACACTTATCGAACAGATCAGAGTGTTAAAACTCGAGTATGCTCAACAAACCGATCCGACGAGAAAAGAGGACATTCGTTCCAGTATTCATAGGATACAAAAGGACTTGGAGCGTAGAATCCACGCCACTGCTCCAATGGGAGTGTTTAACTGGGTTGTTGATTTTGCAGAAGTCTTCCTCCCTCGTGCGGCTGAAAGTACGATTGCCGGAGAACTGAATCCCGGACACCAACTTGCCCCACCAACCGCGCCGGGCGGATTCGATATTGCCATTGCCAATCCGCCCTATGGTGTAAAAGTAGAAAATTCCCTTCGCGAGCGCTATTTTCCCGGGAACACTGACGGTAGCCAATCCAAAGATACCTATGGCATCTTTATGGCCAGAGCGTTACAACTGCTTCGGCCAGGTGGTCAGTTTAGTTTTATCATTTCAAACACCTGGCGAACTATCAAAAGCCATCGACCACTGCGAACACTGTTGCTCCGCCGGACTTCGGTCCATCACTTGCTTGATCTTCCATCTTGGGTGTTCGACGCGACGGTCGATACCTGCATCCTTACATTGACCAACAAACCACCTGACGAGAATCACAGTCTTATTGCTGGCGATTTGCGGGCTATCCCATCTGACGACAATGCGTTGCTCAATACAAACCTGCTCGCCGTCGCCTCTCACGGATTCGATGCCCAGACTTTAACCTATGCCCGGTACACGTATTGTCAAGACCAGATCGCCGCGTACGACCATTACTCCTTTTTTATCGGATTGCCTTCATTACAGAAATTGTTGACCGATTCTAATTTTACGAGGCTGGGTGATGTGGCCGATGTGGTTCACGGCATTTCGACAGGGGATAATAAAAAGTATGTTCGAGTCCGACTCGGCGCCGATTCTTCTTACGATCCTATAGACGATTTCATGGTAATGCCCGAAGAAGAAATGGTGGCATTGAGCCCTATTGAAAAAACCACGGGCGTCGACAAAGACTGGACATCACTGACAGGTTGCTTTGTCCCGTTTGAGAAGGGTGGGGCGAGTGACACAGAAGAGGGTTGGCTCCCGAATTACTATGTCCCAACACCCTACTTCATCAATTGGGCTAGAGGAGCCCTCCAAGATATGAGGAATAATCCCGGACATCGCTGGTTCAATCAAGAATATTTTTTCAAAGCTGGCTTATCCTTCTCTGTTTCTGGTATTTACGCGCCCACATTTAGGATAAATAGCGGTGCTATCTTTGAAGCAAAGGGTTCAGGCATCTTTTCAGACCACTATCATCAGGAATTACTTTTGGGCCTCCTTTGTTCAATGGTTGCGAGGTATCAATTCAAAGTCTTTGTGAAGCACTCTGTGGATACCAGCGGAGATGACATCAAGGAATTTAGATTCCCCGTAATTCCCGATACTGCTGCGACGGAACTCCGTTCGCTTGTAATGGACATTGTCGTCAAGCAGAAACAGAATCAAACATATTCGTACCAGTTTTTTGAACAAAAGCAAATCGACCGTATTATCTATGAGTTGTTTGGTCTGCGTGTCGAAGACATCCGAGAAATCGAACTTTGGTACTGCCGCCGTTATCGCAAGCTTGCCGAAGCGCAAGGCTTCACCGCCGAAGTCAAGACGAAGTACGCCGACTATCTTGCCCATTGCGAATCGGTGCTCTCCAAACCACCCAAATACTGGAAGTCTCACCCGATACTCACCCTTATCGCCAATGGAGAAGGCCAGCATTTGGAATTCAAAGCGACATTGGAGGCTGACACCACGACCGGTCTTAGTCTGCCATCCCTACCCGCACAGGTTCTGAAAACGATCTGCGCATTCGCCAATGCCGACGGGGGCACACTTCTAATTGGTGTGGCCGATGCCGGAACTATAGTGGGACTGGAAAAAGATTTCAAACTATGCGGACGCAATCAGAACAAAGACGGCTTTCAACTGAAACTTCGCAACCTTATAAACAGCCGACTTGACCCGTCCCCAGCCGCCCAATTGGATATTGTCCTTCAAGACCTTCCCGAAGGAACAGTGTGTGAAGTGACCGTTCGCCGCTCAGAGGAGATCATCCACTTTGACAAAGAAGTTTATATCCGTGAGGGAAACCAAACCCGCAAGTACGATGGGCGTGAGTTAACGGATTGGGTTGCAAAGAGACAAGCAGCCAGTGCTAAATAG
- a CDS encoding helicase-related protein, producing MSKEESRGGDLFIVDNSDSDWKVKQYLREWADLASKFDIATGYFEIGALLALDGQWQKLDQLRILMGDPVSLRTKKALISGVERMKTRLDDSIEKEKEQNDFLLGVPAILSAIAKKQIQCKVYTKDKFHAKAYITHAKQAVIGSVALVGSSNFTFPGLTTNIELNIQIRREVEELQAWYEKHWNTAEDISDDVLKVIERHVRDYSPFEVYAKSLQEFFKGHELTVGEWELSESIIYNVLDNYQQEGYRSLMKIASQHNGAFLCDGVGLGKTLVGLMLIERLCTFDRKRVALFVPKAANAPVWETHLKKYLPRLRGDFSNLAVYNHTDLSREGDWEDKMARIGEQADVIIIDEAHHFRNRGIKGEGTRKPSRYRKMYEVCEGKTVFLLTATPINNKLADLHNMISLFSREDKGYFKAAPLGIHSLPGHFLKMERALKKLIGESPEALGEINQLEAERILRDDTLFRALVVQRSRAYVRASNEQQGKSSATFPFRDQPRVVNYSMKETYGALLKKLEDAFEKENPLFTLANYYPLFYLKNDKVEKDAMEEGRQKEVVALIRTKFLKRFESSVKAFELSCVALMQKLLAFQSHFSTTKSQKSQLKKWNQINEEILTYANGMRKYFATRPLDDDEDDDFISSDLVESFKEYEIDNNISRSSHRVEDMITATQIDLDQIVEFLRETKKFKPSNDDKLTSLIQLLSTEDRLKNDKVLIFTEFMHTAKYLQDELVRASIKGVDEIDSSDSRDRSETITRFSPYYNGSNSTELEKKGLTEIRVLLSTDVLSEGLNLQDASCMINYDLHWNPVRLMQRIGRVDRRLSPDIEKAMLSDHPSRKGTRGTVQFWNFLPPDELEDILKLYARVSHKTLRISKVFGIEGKKLLKPDDDFDALKEFIHTYEGTTSTIEDMHLEYQRLLKAFPELEQKLEAMPGRLFSGKQHPKKGTQSVFFCYALPGQVKETGSDGSEEIRWEESKGLRKWYLFDLGTEKILDEPDQILDLIRSKPTTPRRRSLPDASLTEIRVKLEVHIKNTYLKQVQAPVGVKANLKAWMELS from the coding sequence ATGTCAAAAGAAGAATCAAGGGGCGGGGATCTCTTCATAGTCGATAACAGCGACTCCGATTGGAAGGTCAAACAGTACCTTCGGGAATGGGCTGACCTTGCAAGCAAATTCGATATTGCTACGGGTTACTTCGAAATTGGCGCATTGCTTGCCTTGGATGGCCAATGGCAGAAACTTGATCAGCTTAGAATCCTGATGGGTGATCCAGTGTCGCTGAGGACCAAGAAGGCACTAATTTCTGGCGTAGAGAGAATGAAAACTCGCCTTGACGATAGCATAGAGAAGGAAAAGGAACAGAACGATTTCCTGCTCGGTGTCCCGGCTATTCTATCCGCCATTGCTAAAAAGCAAATTCAATGCAAGGTGTATACAAAAGACAAGTTTCATGCCAAAGCATACATCACTCATGCCAAACAAGCTGTTATTGGTTCTGTTGCTCTTGTCGGATCAAGCAATTTTACGTTTCCGGGGTTGACGACTAATATTGAGCTGAATATCCAAATCCGCCGAGAGGTCGAAGAGCTACAGGCATGGTATGAAAAACACTGGAATACAGCCGAGGATATTTCAGATGATGTTCTGAAGGTAATCGAGCGCCATGTCCGTGACTATTCTCCCTTCGAAGTATATGCCAAATCTCTTCAAGAATTCTTCAAGGGACACGAGTTAACCGTCGGAGAATGGGAGCTTTCTGAATCGATAATCTACAATGTGCTGGATAACTATCAGCAAGAAGGATACCGATCCCTGATGAAAATTGCCAGTCAGCACAACGGAGCGTTCCTCTGTGATGGCGTAGGGCTTGGTAAAACTCTGGTCGGCCTCATGCTCATTGAGAGGCTTTGTACGTTCGATCGAAAACGAGTCGCTTTGTTTGTTCCTAAAGCCGCTAATGCCCCGGTTTGGGAAACTCATCTAAAGAAATACTTGCCCCGTCTCAGAGGCGACTTCAGTAATCTGGCTGTATACAATCATACCGATCTTTCCAGAGAGGGCGATTGGGAGGACAAAATGGCTCGAATCGGCGAACAGGCGGATGTTATCATCATAGACGAAGCGCATCACTTTCGTAATCGAGGCATCAAAGGAGAAGGAACAAGAAAGCCCTCCCGTTATCGGAAAATGTATGAAGTGTGCGAGGGAAAGACCGTTTTCCTTCTGACTGCCACTCCTATTAATAACAAGCTCGCCGACCTCCACAACATGATTTCTCTTTTTTCAAGAGAGGACAAAGGCTATTTCAAAGCCGCGCCCCTCGGAATTCATTCTCTTCCTGGGCACTTTCTAAAGATGGAGCGAGCCTTAAAAAAACTCATTGGCGAAAGTCCAGAGGCTCTTGGTGAGATCAACCAGCTTGAGGCCGAGCGGATCTTGCGAGATGATACTCTCTTTCGTGCCCTTGTAGTTCAACGGAGCCGGGCCTATGTTCGTGCGAGCAACGAACAACAGGGAAAATCAAGTGCCACTTTTCCCTTTCGAGACCAACCGCGCGTAGTCAACTATTCAATGAAGGAAACCTATGGAGCCCTCCTCAAAAAACTCGAAGACGCATTTGAGAAGGAGAATCCTCTCTTCACACTCGCGAATTACTATCCTTTGTTTTATTTGAAGAATGACAAGGTTGAAAAAGATGCCATGGAAGAGGGCAGGCAGAAAGAAGTTGTGGCTCTCATCAGGACCAAGTTCCTAAAGCGCTTCGAAAGCTCAGTGAAAGCATTCGAGCTTTCCTGTGTGGCACTCATGCAAAAGCTCTTAGCCTTCCAATCCCATTTTAGCACCACGAAATCTCAAAAGTCACAGCTGAAGAAATGGAATCAGATCAACGAAGAGATCCTGACTTATGCGAACGGCATGAGAAAGTACTTTGCTACTCGACCGTTAGATGATGACGAGGATGATGATTTTATTTCTTCTGACCTTGTTGAGTCCTTCAAGGAGTATGAAATTGACAACAATATCTCAAGAAGTTCCCATCGAGTCGAAGACATGATCACCGCTACGCAGATTGATCTTGACCAAATAGTCGAATTTCTGCGTGAGACAAAAAAGTTTAAGCCAAGCAACGACGATAAACTAACTTCTCTAATCCAACTCCTATCAACAGAAGACCGGCTCAAAAACGACAAAGTCCTAATTTTTACTGAATTTATGCACACTGCAAAGTACCTTCAGGATGAATTGGTGAGAGCAAGCATTAAAGGTGTGGACGAAATAGACAGTTCTGATTCTCGTGACCGGAGTGAAACCATAACTCGCTTTTCTCCTTACTATAATGGTTCAAATTCCACCGAGCTCGAAAAGAAGGGACTCACGGAAATTCGTGTTCTTCTCTCAACAGACGTCCTCTCCGAGGGCCTGAACCTCCAGGATGCCTCTTGCATGATCAACTATGACCTCCATTGGAATCCCGTAAGGCTCATGCAGCGAATCGGACGAGTCGACCGACGACTCAGCCCTGACATCGAAAAAGCCATGCTGAGCGACCATCCGAGTCGAAAAGGCACGCGTGGAACTGTGCAGTTTTGGAATTTTCTGCCTCCCGATGAACTTGAGGATATTCTTAAACTTTATGCCAGAGTCTCTCATAAAACGCTACGTATCTCCAAAGTTTTCGGCATCGAGGGAAAAAAACTCCTCAAGCCGGACGATGATTTTGACGCGCTTAAGGAGTTTATCCACACCTATGAAGGAACAACCAGCACGATCGAAGACATGCACCTTGAGTACCAGCGGCTCCTGAAAGCGTTTCCAGAATTAGAGCAAAAACTCGAAGCCATGCCCGGCAGACTCTTCAGTGGCAAACAACATCCTAAAAAGGGCACACAAAGCGTCTTTTTTTGCTATGCCCTTCCCGGACAGGTCAAAGAGACGGGTTCCGATGGATCCGAAGAAATTAGGTGGGAAGAATCCAAAGGACTCAGGAAGTGGTATTTGTTCGATCTTGGCACCGAGAAAATACTGGATGAACCTGATCAAATTCTGGACTTGATTCGGTCGAAACCAACTACTCCTCGACGGCGATCACTGCCTGACGCATCACTGACTGAAATTCGAGTTAAGCTTGAAGTGCACATTAAGAATACGTACCTCAAACAAGTTCAAGCGCCAGTCGGCGTTAAAGCAAACCTGAAAGCATGGATGGAATTGAGTTAG
- a CDS encoding DUF6088 family protein, producing MSALIISQTITSKILARIYGKGRGKVFTPKDFLDLAGHRTTRSILDRLTRQGTIRRVLPGVYDYPEYSNLLQALSSPDPDAIARAKARAQGWTILPSGETAMNLLGLSTQVPAKWEYFSDGPTRQYTWSGGTLAFKHRANKETSILSPKTALLVQALKTLGEKNVNQSIMVTLRTKFDAKELNRAIREAKYATSWVYDIIKRLAENSEPRDA from the coding sequence ATGAGCGCTTTAATTATATCACAAACTATTACAAGTAAGATACTTGCAAGGATTTATGGTAAAGGTAGGGGTAAGGTTTTTACTCCAAAAGACTTCCTCGATCTTGCTGGTCATAGAACGACGAGATCAATCCTCGACCGTCTGACCAGACAAGGGACAATTCGACGAGTTCTTCCAGGGGTCTACGATTACCCGGAGTATAGCAATCTGCTCCAAGCCCTGTCCAGTCCTGATCCGGATGCCATTGCCAGAGCAAAAGCGCGAGCACAAGGTTGGACAATTCTGCCATCAGGAGAGACGGCAATGAATCTCCTCGGATTGTCGACTCAGGTCCCCGCAAAATGGGAGTATTTCAGTGACGGTCCTACCAGACAATATACATGGAGCGGCGGTACGTTGGCATTCAAGCATCGAGCGAATAAGGAGACAAGCATACTCTCACCTAAAACGGCCCTGCTCGTCCAAGCGCTTAAGACTCTTGGCGAGAAAAATGTCAACCAGTCGATAATGGTCACACTACGCACAAAATTCGATGCAAAAGAGCTAAACCGAGCCATCCGAGAGGCGAAATATGCGACGAGTTGGGTTTACGATATAATCAAGCGGTTGGCCGAGAATAGTGAGCCGCGTGATGCGTGA
- a CDS encoding nucleotidyl transferase AbiEii/AbiGii toxin family protein — MREIAKRPEKERQELFRATAEQMQVHEAIIEKDFWVCWVLDYLFHDNKWKDSMAFKGGTSLSKAFGAIERFSEDIDIILDWKILGYSDDEPWEERSSTQQDIFGKEANDKTAEFLEQKFAPIMRTDLQIRLDAEIEIETSGQIVFIKYPKAFSLTAIQPQIILEIGPLAESVPNEQKEIRPFAAEKFPKLFDQQFTVVKTISAERTFWEKATILHQEAHRGSDKSLPPRYSRHYYDLYRLSCLPVRAKAIADLNLLDAVAQFKMKFYRSPWAKYEDAKPGSLRLLPPVHNISELKKDYDSMQSMLFGTIPSFEEIMDGLTSLENEINKNENPQK; from the coding sequence ATGCGTGAGATAGCCAAGCGCCCGGAAAAAGAACGCCAAGAGCTATTTCGCGCTACCGCAGAACAAATGCAAGTGCATGAGGCGATCATTGAGAAAGACTTCTGGGTTTGCTGGGTTCTTGATTATTTGTTTCACGACAATAAGTGGAAAGATAGTATGGCCTTCAAAGGGGGGACGAGCCTTTCGAAAGCATTTGGGGCGATCGAGCGGTTTTCAGAAGATATCGATATAATTTTGGACTGGAAGATACTTGGTTATTCGGATGATGAGCCATGGGAAGAGCGCAGTTCAACTCAGCAGGATATCTTTGGAAAGGAAGCAAACGACAAGACGGCGGAGTTTCTTGAACAAAAATTCGCGCCAATAATGCGCACTGATCTACAAATTCGTCTCGATGCCGAAATAGAGATTGAGACTTCCGGTCAGATAGTATTCATAAAGTATCCAAAGGCATTCTCATTGACGGCAATTCAGCCTCAGATAATACTTGAAATCGGACCATTGGCGGAATCTGTACCCAATGAGCAAAAGGAAATTCGTCCATTTGCGGCAGAGAAGTTCCCCAAGTTATTTGACCAACAATTCACGGTGGTAAAAACTATTTCTGCCGAACGAACATTTTGGGAGAAGGCCACTATCCTACACCAGGAAGCCCACCGTGGGAGTGACAAATCTCTCCCGCCACGTTACTCCCGGCACTATTATGATCTGTATCGATTGAGTTGCCTGCCGGTCCGGGCGAAGGCGATTGCGGATCTCAATCTGTTGGATGCAGTCGCACAGTTTAAGATGAAATTCTATCGAAGCCCTTGGGCAAAGTACGAAGATGCAAAACCAGGCAGTCTCAGATTGTTGCCTCCAGTACACAATATTTCTGAATTAAAAAAAGATTATGATTCCATGCAGTCGATGCTTTTTGGGACTATTCCAAGTTTTGAGGAGATAATGGACGGACTGACTTCTTTGGAGAATGAGATTAATAAAAATGAAAATCCTCAAAAATGA
- a CDS encoding TolC family protein, translating into MKQLRLWMCLFISSSFIYANNVHSQSWKTPKSDSGRTDTAVGTGLTLSEAWSLTVRANPGLAALRHSIDAAGHRVTQAGVRLNPELGVNIEQFSASLPGFSQSEITVVLSQTLELGGKRSARRNVATAEKSRIEREAIISEFDLYLVVKERFYKVLYTQLGYELSRRSTESARELVSSARRMVTAGAALRADEILGQLALDRALLMEGDASAELNVSRMALAASWLDSTPQFDSVSGIFSNISGQWRYPKPNAEVRSDFLFEADSVLMASRLLNAQAQRKPDLTLGGGIRRLEREDATTFVMGVSLPLPFFNRNKGNILAVRAEQEELRARRLQNRNDALSEVRQREARIAQILIQISTVESILIPQQQAASESMRVAYESGRLSYADLLEVERNLIELYSERIELQSQINLEIINLQRLFGLSDDLLLSNEGR; encoded by the coding sequence ATGAAGCAATTACGATTGTGGATGTGTCTTTTCATATCATCCTCATTCATATACGCGAATAATGTACATTCGCAAAGCTGGAAGACCCCTAAGTCTGATTCGGGAAGAACAGACACAGCTGTTGGTACTGGTCTGACTTTGAGCGAGGCCTGGTCCTTGACAGTTCGCGCCAATCCTGGACTCGCGGCTCTGCGCCATAGTATCGACGCCGCAGGACATCGGGTGACCCAAGCAGGTGTTCGACTAAATCCGGAACTCGGAGTAAATATCGAACAGTTTTCCGCGTCACTCCCGGGATTTAGCCAGTCGGAAATCACGGTAGTGCTGTCGCAGACTTTAGAGTTGGGAGGTAAACGATCCGCAAGGCGAAATGTTGCCACCGCTGAGAAGTCGCGAATCGAACGTGAAGCTATCATTAGCGAGTTTGATTTGTATCTGGTCGTGAAGGAGCGATTTTATAAGGTGCTTTATACACAGCTGGGCTACGAATTATCGCGACGATCAACTGAATCCGCTCGTGAACTGGTTTCAAGCGCCAGGAGAATGGTAACTGCAGGAGCGGCACTTCGGGCCGACGAAATTCTCGGCCAATTGGCGTTAGATCGCGCCCTATTGATGGAAGGTGACGCCTCTGCAGAGTTGAATGTTTCGCGTATGGCCTTGGCGGCATCATGGCTTGATAGTACACCCCAATTTGATTCAGTTTCAGGCATATTTTCGAATATTTCAGGGCAATGGAGGTACCCAAAACCTAACGCTGAGGTGAGAAGTGATTTCCTCTTTGAAGCCGACAGTGTGCTCATGGCATCCCGACTGCTTAATGCGCAGGCCCAAAGGAAGCCCGATCTAACCCTCGGCGGCGGAATCCGGCGGCTTGAACGAGAGGATGCCACAACTTTCGTAATGGGTGTGTCGTTACCACTCCCATTTTTCAACCGCAACAAAGGGAATATATTGGCAGTTCGCGCCGAGCAGGAGGAACTTAGGGCTCGTCGTTTGCAGAACCGTAACGATGCTCTCTCTGAAGTCAGACAGCGCGAGGCCCGTATTGCGCAGATTCTGATACAAATTTCGACTGTCGAATCCATCCTTATTCCTCAACAGCAGGCCGCATCTGAATCAATGCGCGTAGCCTATGAATCGGGACGACTCAGTTACGCGGACTTACTTGAAGTTGAACGAAACTTGATAGAACTCTATTCTGAGAGAATCGAACTTCAGTCACAAATCAACCTAGAGATTATCAATTTACAAAGATTGTTTGGACTTTCAGATGATCTTTTACTCTCCAATGAAGGTAGGTAG